ttttttgtacttttgaaGGGGTAAATTCATGAGTTGTCTAACAATCgaagagagaaattttttgatataattctttctttcatgtttCACTATCGGTCAGTGGTCTCATTAGCGTATCTCACTTCAGCTTGGAACTTTGTTCGTTTCATTAAATCAACTTTCCAGCTGGTTTTGCAATGAGTGGCGTTCTTTTACAGCTatgaatattttaattatgCTTAACTATGCCGCATGCTGGTTCTTTGCTCGAGGAGtcaattttctcattatttttggtCATGAGATCGTATAGATTCCCTCGTTCGTGGGGATTTCCATTCAAATATTCCCTGTTCCGCCTTTGTAGTAGATATATCACAGATCTGTTGCACCTGAAGTGtagctctcattttttttgtcatagcTACCTTAATTGATTGATTCGAACCACTTATCTCTGGGATTTTTCGTTGAATCAAAACTTTGGAGTGACCAGTTGACAAAAGACAACATTTCTAACAGCTTCTTTCTTCGAGGGAAGTATTTATCCAGAGAGCCTCGAGGGTTGCAAGATGACTGCCCCCGGCTATGTAATTGCTTAGAAGTAATTCCACCAAATTACAGAAAATGgcttgaaaataaaagttcaaATTAACTGTTGTATATGACCTCATTCTTCTGATTTAGCTCTCCGTCATCGTTATAATCCTGTGTACAACCTATCGTCACGAGGATTTTGATGAGTTGACCGCATCAATGCTTAATACTCCATCGTCAACTGCTCCACGGACCAATCGCATGTTCATTATTCTTGGTGGAATGAGTGTTTTTGTAATTATTGGTATGCAGATGTTACTTCGAATCAATAAGAGAACTCGTAGATGGTAATAATGAGGGATTATGTGAAGAGTTGTGGACTAGTTCTTACAATTCGCTTCAATAACGATGAAGATCTATTTAGTGCTCCAAAATCGCTGTCGTCACGGTACCAAACATTGGAGAATTTATTTATCACACAATTTGCCACTTATCTTTCCTTACTGCAAGTGTAAGTTTTCAACAAATCTCGCGAATTTTCACGATTTAAGACCGCTATTCACCTATCTCTTAAAACTTGTTATACTGTTTATTATTGCAACCATTTATCCTTAGTATTTCATTAGAATGACTAAAATAGCACTAAATGACATTGTAATGTCTTTATaatctattttcaaaaaattttctaatagATTTGAGATGTTCACTTTGCTGATGGGAAATATTCCAGAACAATCTACGTATTGTATAGTCTTGGTGGACTTGGTATGCGAACAGCCCGTTATGCATTATTCGGCGACGACGAAATTGCCTTTGGAGCAGCGAGAGGGATTTTTTATGTGAGCATTACTTTATATTTACTGTTTTATatttcatatgttttttttttgtttttttaaacaaaataacagattaaaaaaagagtagtcTGTGAggctatggtttttttttaagtaggAAATTTATATGTGTAACATAATACAGCAGGGGATTGTATTACTAGTTAAGCACGTGTATATAACTTATCTAAGCTTCTTATTTCTCCAGCACTTTTGAAACGTTTTTGCACTCATTTCTGCACACTATTTTATCACCATTCTTTTAAAAGGAGAATTTGGTTTTGGTGCCTTTCCCCTTTTTGGCTTGCACTCTCGCAGAGGGAGTTTTTTTGAATCGGTAGTTTTCTTTGAACCGGCGACTATTACGCGCTTTTGTTCTACACAGgctaaaggaaaaaagaaattagcatCTAGTCCAGAAAATGTCTTCGTTTCTACAGACACGTAACGGTCAAAAATACCTCCCAAAGACATGGtcatatttgatttttgcaatGGAAACAAGCCATTTTTTATAGACTGTTTTTGCgttaaataaaattacaagATATAATTGAttcatgttattttgtttttttttctctccaaagtCATAGTGTAAAGTATTGGTTGCTACTTTTGTAGAAGATATGGTATTCTTAATGAACAGGATTACGATATCCTATATATGactcaagaattttttttttatcaaagaggattttgaaggtttttaCATGTCTCTTTCCACTTGTTTACCGtacaatttaaaataatttgccATTTCAGTTGATTCCGCTGTTcacatttcttcttcctctgctCACCATATATCTGCTTAGAAAACATCACACTGAACGAGAATCTTCTATTAACTTTATCATTACTATGAAGAGTACCGGCATGGCCGGTGCACAAAATTACCACGATGTGATAACGAGGGCATGGCTCGAATAATCGATAGTGTTGTTTTGTTAATATATaggtagaaaataaataatttattttgaatagaaGTGTCTTATTCGAACTGGGATGTTCCAGAAGTATTGAGACGTTAGCTTTGCTGATGGTTGTGTTAAAACGTCTATTACTATTCAAAAACTCGGATTTTGTCGTATTTACAAACTTTTCCTCTTAGAGTTGCCGCTGAATGTCGTATGATCGATCGTGATCAATCTTCGATCgaaataaaacgaaatgaaaagtatGGTCCGaccaaaatgacctgaagcgTGGTGCAATTATGTAATTGGCTGCGCTCGGAGTAGCCCGTTGGGACAATCGCTCAACTCCGTGGCCTGGCCCGAAATAGCGGGAGGGGGAGGGGTCCCGTCGCGACTGTAAATGCAACTGTACCACGTCTCCAGTCATTTTGACTATACATGTTGCACCGAGGAAAAAGGCAGACAGTAGACGCGTCGCAGTCGCCCATTTGAAATCGATTCCAGCTCTTAACGTAAGTCTAGCATTTTCGTACGTTACTTTTGGGTGTTCTGCGTTTAATTCCAGCTTATAGGTGCTCGTTTTCTTTTATGAActtatttttcatgaattgTGGAAAACGTTATGTTTGAAAGTAACTGGTGCCctatttaaaggcaacgtatcatgATTTTGAAATGATGTGGAAACCACAGCGAAAGCTTAGAGATCGCCtggtagattacggaaaccagCTTGGATCCGCTAATCTCTCCCTAATTGTTGTAGAAACAGCGTGGAAAATGCCGTTCTTGCAACAATTCCAGTTACAATGCACCAcctttgcgcacgcgccgcttccacgtgcgagcggtcgaaagtcAACGATATCTCCTTAGCAGTCTATACAAGTAAAACAGTGGCTATGCTGCTGAAAGAAACAACGCATGCGCAAGAggacgtgttctaacgtacttcgtaggaacaaacgtcgttcccacgccattcttttacgacgattaaggaaGGATGAGCGCAGCCACGTTGGTTCCCGTACTGTGCAATCCGAACACTACAGTTTCCCTGAGGTttccatcaatttcgtgatatgctacctttaaatcCGCTTTTAAATGACTTCGACGCCCTACACCGGTGAGACGGTTGCGTGGCTAGAAACGTGCACCGGATGACCGTTGCATGCACTGTTGTGATGTGATTGCAATCATTTTGGGCCAAATATACTAAATTATCTTCATTCAAACAAAGAAGAGACTTTTTTTACGTATTTGTTCACGAAGTTCTACCCATGTGGAAAGTGTTTAATCAGCTCGCGTCCAGAACAAACCGTTAATGAAGAGGCGGCGCGACCTGGCAGCTGAATACAAGAAGGAAAGTGGAGAAGACTGCAGAGTATGTTAGGCGGAGTGAGTTTTTCACTCCTTGCCTTTTTACAGGTAATCATGCTTTGCCTTACTGAACATCCTGTTTTCCTTATCTTATCCTTCAAATCAAATTCCGTTCTCAGAAAAGCCACAGAACCGTTGGCCGAGTACGGAAAATTATTCAGGGGATTCGAGAATTTTGCGGCATCGATGCGGACGAGTTTTCCTAGACTGGAACTAGAAAAAGGTCGTGATTACTGGCGTATTGGGTTCAAATCTAAGAGTAACACTGAAATTCAACTTTCGGATCCAAACCGCACGATGGACGCATGTATCCTTTCCAATAAGGTAAGAAACGGGAAAAATTAGGAATAGACgtgaagatttaaaaaaatagaaataatttaacTGAGCAGCACTTCCACGCTGAccgtgaaattttgaaaagtgaaagagaTGACGTGTGCAAAAATACTGTAACATCCAATGAATAATGCAATATTACATACCGCTTTTATTTTTcgtgaacaagaaaaaaactttcacgACCTAGAACAtgctttcctttattttctacagttttCTTCCATCTTTCTGGTAGCCCTTCGACGTCCCTCTTCCGAACGTTACTGTTTTGTGACGAGAATGACTACCCAAAACTGCCGTACTGGCTTCTAGGCTCCAGTTCCGGGCCCCGGAGATTTTTCGAACCAACGAATTGGCATTAGCCTATGGCATAGCAATTGGCAAACCATGGTTACCTGAATGTCAAATTCTAATGCAGTATGAATATTTCTCGTACTACGTACCGTTGCATTGGTGTCCTTACTGAactaataaagtaaaatatggaaaaaattctttttcctcaCCTCTTTTTGCAAACGCACCTcttaaaattgaattgaactctccaaaatttccattcaTACAAGTAACAAGGAGAATTTGTTTGCGGAGTGAAAGAGGCATTCTATTCTTTCCTCCAGTCTTTACTTAATGCAGCTGGAAGAACCgtattattaaaaaaatatcacccaacacactttttttatttttcggtGATGCATTTCCGAATCATACACCAGAAAATCTATAAAATGATGCTTTTATTTGCAAGCTTCGAACCCGAGGTAGGAGGTTGAGCGAATATCCTACTGTACATTAAAAGCAGCCTATCACGACATTGACGTAGTACGAAAAAACCACGGAAAACGTAGAATTTGGATTGTAGAGATCACGGAGCGATCGCA
The Necator americanus strain Aroian chromosome I, whole genome shotgun sequence genome window above contains:
- a CDS encoding hypothetical protein (NECATOR_CHRI.G661.T4) — encoded protein: MVIMRDYVKSCGLVLTIRFNNDEDLFSAPKSLSSRYQTLENLFITQFATYLSLLQVTIYVLYSLGGLGMRTARYALFGDDEIAFGAARGIFYLIPLFTFLLPLLTIYLLRKHHTERESSINFIITMKSTGMAGAQNYHDVITRAWLE
- a CDS encoding hypothetical protein (NECATOR_CHRI.G661.T3); translation: MTLKFEEFPYLSKQNCTELIINFVTYVPFRVVQIFQTSLSVMSIPILLFVIRKYIYGSSFHLNIKIIFILYYSFATGHAMVNASMQIYQIIRSMLPDPCKAFPTRVEYETFNLSLASMTIGVVAIQLAILFERAVATFWVHNYEKHDIRYGVLFSFISLSVIVIILCTTYRHEDFDELTASMLNTPSSTAPRTNRMFIILGGMSVFVIIGMQMLLRINKRTRRCAPKSLSSRYQTLENLFITQFATYLSLLQVTIYVLYSLGGLGMRTARYALFGDDEIAFGAARGIFYLIPLFTFLLPLLTIYLLRKHHTERESSINFIITMKSTGMAGAQNYHDVITRAWLE
- a CDS encoding hypothetical protein (NECATOR_CHRI.G661.T1); translated protein: MVNASMQIYQIIRSMLPDPCKAFPTRVEYETFNLSLASMTIGVVAIQLAILFERAVATFWVHNYEKHDIRYGVLFSFISLSVIVIILCTTYRHEDFDELTASMLNTPSSTAPRTNRMFIILGGMSVFVIIGIIAPKSLSSRYQTLENLFITQFATYLSLLQVTIYVLYSLGGLGMRTARYALFGDDEIAFGAARGIFYLIPLFTFLLPLLTIYLLRKHHTERESSINFIITMKSTGMAGAQNYHDVITRAWLE